From one Melioribacteraceae bacterium genomic stretch:
- a CDS encoding T9SS type A sorting domain-containing protein, with protein MYKVSAAYDEDFVNIVDWFLMDWRTSLLPESYELNGYDIVVSFDAVTNKFYYGGDYNNNPNPVPISNATINYAEAAGLPIGVTTELEPKIPSSFNVSSYNNYPKLTWTKPYSDYVQNYEIYRQVGKFGFFQKITTVDGTTRSYIDYDYVVGSSIKLTYKIRAKNGTGATAYSEFTPEKFIYGDLYKDGSEILDLEYRLDQNYPNPFNPTTIISYSIRSDEFVQLKIFNAVGDEVIELVSESQDAGKYEIKFNASNLSSGIYFIRFKAGNFEDTKKMLLLK; from the coding sequence TTGTATAAAGTCTCAGCAGCGTATGATGAAGATTTTGTTAATATCGTTGATTGGTTTTTAATGGATTGGAGAACTTCATTATTACCAGAATCTTATGAGCTAAATGGATATGATATAGTTGTCTCTTTCGATGCTGTAACAAATAAATTTTATTATGGTGGTGATTATAATAATAATCCAAACCCTGTCCCAATAAGTAACGCGACAATTAATTATGCAGAAGCGGCGGGTTTACCAATTGGCGTTACAACAGAACTTGAGCCGAAAATACCTTCCAGTTTTAACGTCTCTAGCTACAATAACTATCCCAAACTCACTTGGACTAAACCGTATTCTGATTACGTTCAGAATTATGAAATTTATAGGCAAGTTGGAAAATTTGGTTTTTTCCAAAAAATAACAACTGTAGATGGTACTACAAGAAGCTACATTGATTATGATTATGTTGTGGGAAGCTCAATCAAACTAACCTATAAAATAAGAGCCAAAAACGGTACAGGTGCTACAGCATACTCCGAATTTACTCCTGAGAAATTTATTTATGGTGATCTATATAAAGACGGATCGGAAATATTAGATTTAGAGTACAGACTTGATCAAAATTACCCGAATCCTTTCAACCCAACCACAATAATAAGCTATTCCATCAGAAGTGACGAATTTGTTCAATTAAAGATATTTAATGCCGTTGGTGACGAAGTTATTGAGCTAGTTAGTGAATCTCAAGATGCTGGGAAGTATGAAATAAAGTTTAATGCATCAAATCTTTCAAGCGGTATTTATTTTATAAGATTCAAGGCCGGTAATTTTGAGGATACAAAAAAAATGTTACTTTTAAAATAA
- a CDS encoding PQQ-binding-like beta-propeller repeat protein, with product MNKFILYFSLTLVLLAQTQNPIDWPSLADSPWPMIKGDPQGTGRSKYVGPSTANIMWTKDMPRGIVHGPIIGYEDILYFGTAGISPDSNYFFALNPDGTERWVFRTEKGYPNYGAAIIDKDSTIYFPSNNSHIYAVDKNGRQKWKTGSLAIGLKSILNISKEGDLYVSTYLDSMLIIDTEDGRIKYKKYIGENLNANQFAFSVEGDKLFYVRAIRGSGDNSFVGCMDLEGNIIWEKEARYSSEGMPIVDNENNIYIIGADSSRVIISFLGASGEKRWVYKYQKFTRYHTPAIDKYGNIIYADWVVLDGKTYTSINSLNNDGDLNWSYVIDHDTWYNTDVEGQITVDAEGKIYFGATREGYFYCLSKDGELLWKLYLEGNDFDSSPAIGSDGTLYIGSHGSSTAQGQQRTLIAIKDDPNSVIDEEIPTEFKLEQNYPNPFNPSTTIKFTIPNVGDEYIRPQQTSLIVYDILGREIKTLINEIKVPGTYEVEFDASKLPSGIFFYRLQSGDFTQTKKMMVIK from the coding sequence ATGAATAAGTTTATTTTATACTTTTCACTTACTTTGGTTCTTCTAGCTCAGACACAGAACCCAATAGATTGGCCTTCGTTGGCAGACTCCCCCTGGCCGATGATAAAAGGTGATCCTCAAGGTACGGGCAGATCAAAATATGTAGGTCCGTCTACTGCGAATATTATGTGGACAAAAGATATGCCCCGCGGAATTGTGCATGGACCCATAATTGGGTATGAGGATATTCTATACTTTGGTACAGCAGGTATTTCACCGGATTCAAATTATTTTTTCGCATTAAATCCCGATGGAACAGAACGGTGGGTTTTCCGTACGGAAAAAGGATACCCGAACTACGGCGCGGCGATTATAGATAAAGACAGCACAATATATTTCCCATCCAATAATTCCCACATTTATGCAGTTGATAAAAACGGACGGCAGAAATGGAAAACCGGATCATTGGCAATTGGTCTTAAATCAATATTGAACATTTCCAAAGAGGGAGACTTATACGTTTCGACATATTTAGACTCAATGTTGATAATTGATACGGAAGACGGAAGAATTAAATACAAGAAATATATTGGTGAGAACTTAAATGCAAATCAGTTTGCATTTTCAGTTGAAGGAGATAAATTATTTTATGTTAGGGCTATTCGTGGATCAGGAGATAATTCGTTTGTTGGTTGTATGGATTTGGAAGGAAATATAATTTGGGAGAAAGAAGCTCGCTATTCCTCAGAGGGTATGCCGATAGTTGATAATGAAAATAACATATATATAATTGGTGCTGATTCCTCACGAGTCATTATATCGTTTCTTGGTGCTTCTGGAGAAAAACGATGGGTTTATAAGTACCAAAAATTCACAAGATATCATACTCCCGCAATAGACAAATATGGAAATATAATTTATGCCGATTGGGTTGTGCTTGATGGCAAAACATATACGTCAATTAACTCCTTAAACAACGACGGAGACCTTAACTGGAGCTATGTTATTGACCATGATACATGGTATAATACAGACGTAGAAGGTCAAATAACCGTAGATGCAGAAGGGAAAATTTATTTTGGCGCAACAAGAGAAGGATATTTTTATTGTTTAAGTAAAGATGGGGAACTGCTCTGGAAACTATATTTGGAAGGTAACGATTTTGACTCAAGCCCGGCGATTGGATCGGATGGGACACTTTATATTGGATCACATGGCAGTTCAACAGCTCAAGGTCAGCAAAGAACATTAATTGCAATAAAGGATGATCCAAACTCGGTAATTGACGAAGAAATTCCAACAGAATTTAAACTAGAACAAAACTACCCAAACCCATTCAACCCTAGTACAACAATAAAATTTACAATTCCGAACGTAGGGGACGAATATATTCGTCCCCAACAAACCAGTTTAATTGTTTACGACATTCTGGGAAGAGAGATAAAAACACTTATTAATGAAATTAAAGTACCCGGCACTTATGAAGTTGAGTTCGATGCATCAAAATTACCAAGTGGAATTTTCTTTTATAGATTGCAAAGCGGTGATTTTACTCAGACAAAGAAGATGATGGTGATAAAATAG
- a CDS encoding glycosyltransferase family A protein, whose product MIQLYKNFTPSVSVVVPTYNREKLLPRALDSILKQTLHNWECIIVDDGSTDNTSQIVNDYLEKDHRFRYMKHANKKPPLTFNTGIQASIGRFVTFLGSDDEYKPEHLQLRFDFMINNPDIDLIQGGLEIIGHPYVKDMNDLSKEIHISECKVGGTFFGKREVFLELEGFRDLKYADDADFWKRAEKKFNVKDVDFPTYIYYRDTPDSICSNIEFS is encoded by the coding sequence ATGATTCAGTTATACAAAAACTTCACACCTTCGGTTTCAGTGGTTGTACCTACTTACAATAGAGAAAAACTGCTACCTCGTGCGTTGGATTCTATATTAAAGCAAACACTCCACAATTGGGAATGTATTATTGTCGATGACGGCAGTACGGATAATACTTCTCAAATAGTGAATGATTATTTAGAAAAAGATCATCGTTTCAGATACATGAAACATGCAAACAAAAAACCACCGCTTACTTTTAATACGGGTATTCAAGCATCAATCGGTAGATTTGTTACTTTTCTCGGTAGTGATGATGAATATAAACCTGAGCATCTGCAATTGCGATTTGATTTTATGATCAATAATCCCGACATAGATTTAATACAAGGCGGTTTGGAAATTATCGGTCATCCTTATGTAAAAGATATGAATGATCTCTCAAAAGAAATTCATATTTCGGAATGTAAGGTCGGCGGAACATTTTTCGGTAAGCGGGAAGTATTTCTTGAATTGGAAGGATTTCGCGATTTAAAGTATGCAGATGATGCTGATTTTTGGAAACGTGCCGAAAAGAAATTTAATGTGAAAGATGTCGATTTTCCGACATATATTTATTACAGAGATACGCCGGATAGTATTTGCAGTAATATTGAGTTTTCGTAG
- a CDS encoding acyl-CoA thioesterase has translation MNDKYSIFETELTIRPDDIDMNNHVHNSKYLDYVLAARYDQMRKDYKVTMEDFLSRGFTWVVSTVNINYKRALVLTDKIIVRTQVDSFNRSQSIVNFEIVKKENGKVAADGQFVYTMINVETGRPAKIPEDYIAKYTV, from the coding sequence ATGAATGACAAGTACTCAATTTTTGAAACAGAACTAACGATTCGACCTGATGATATCGACATGAATAATCATGTACATAATTCGAAATACTTGGATTATGTACTTGCAGCTAGATATGATCAAATGAGAAAAGATTATAAAGTAACAATGGAAGATTTTCTATCTCGCGGATTTACTTGGGTTGTTTCAACTGTGAATATCAATTACAAACGTGCTTTAGTTTTAACAGATAAAATAATTGTACGTACACAAGTTGATTCGTTTAACCGTTCGCAAAGTATTGTCAACTTTGAAATTGTAAAAAAAGAAAACGGTAAAGTTGCAGCGGACGGACAATTTGTCTACACTATGATTAATGTCGAAACCGGAAGACCCGCAAAAATCCCGGAAGATTATATTGCTAAATACACTGTATGA
- a CDS encoding DUF1028 domain-containing protein → MKYLASILFLVITLYSQTFFSSNPVANTYSIVARDTVTGEMGVAVQSHWFSVGTIVSWGEAGVGVIATQSFVNVSFGPDGLALLRDGLSAQATLDKLIEEDEGRDFRQLAVLDSKGNVAVYTGKKCTEEAGHLKGNQFSVQANMMKNNSVWPVMKETFENSKGTLAERLLLTLEAAEEAGGDIRGKQSASILVVKPESTGKVWLDRLVDLHIEDHPEPLVELRRLYNVHQAYEHMNKGDLAIEHDDMELAMKEYSMAEELFPENLEMKFWRAVTLSNIGKVDDALPIFKEVFSKDENWKILTPKLIKNELLTVSEEDLERILSVNE, encoded by the coding sequence ATGAAATATCTAGCCTCAATATTATTTTTAGTGATTACTTTGTACTCGCAAACTTTTTTTAGCAGCAATCCCGTCGCCAATACATATAGCATTGTCGCGCGAGATACAGTCACCGGCGAAATGGGTGTCGCGGTTCAATCGCATTGGTTTTCTGTAGGCACTATAGTTTCTTGGGGCGAAGCCGGAGTTGGTGTAATTGCAACTCAATCGTTTGTTAATGTCTCCTTCGGTCCGGATGGTTTAGCTTTACTTAGAGACGGACTTAGCGCACAAGCGACTTTGGATAAACTTATTGAAGAAGACGAAGGAAGAGATTTCAGACAATTGGCTGTTCTCGATTCAAAAGGAAATGTAGCCGTTTACACAGGTAAGAAATGTACCGAGGAAGCCGGACATTTAAAAGGTAATCAATTTTCCGTTCAGGCAAATATGATGAAGAATAATTCCGTGTGGCCGGTTATGAAAGAAACTTTTGAAAATTCAAAGGGTACTTTGGCTGAAAGATTATTATTAACTCTAGAAGCGGCAGAAGAAGCCGGCGGTGATATTCGCGGGAAACAATCAGCTTCAATATTAGTTGTAAAACCAGAGTCAACCGGTAAAGTTTGGTTAGACAGATTAGTTGATTTACACATAGAAGATCATCCGGAACCTTTAGTAGAATTAAGAAGATTATATAATGTTCATCAAGCTTACGAACACATGAACAAAGGCGATCTTGCTATTGAACACGACGATATGGAATTAGCAATGAAAGAATATTCCATGGCAGAAGAATTATTCCCGGAGAATTTAGAAATGAAATTTTGGAGAGCGGTTACACTTTCAAACATCGGGAAAGTTGATGACGCTTTACCAATATTCAAAGAAGTATTCAGCAAAGATGAAAACTGGAAAATTCTTACTCCAAAATTAATTAAGAATGAGCTTTTAACTGTAAGTGAAGAGGATTTAGAAAGAATACTTTCGGTTAATGAATAA
- a CDS encoding arginine deiminase family protein codes for MNANVNSEIGELESVIVHTPGQEVENMTPQNAERALYSDILNLSVAKREYKQFKSALNKLTKVYEVSDLLTDILKKEEAKINVVENICRNEGIECIKEYLYSLPPKELARQLIEGVLMVKDTLTKFLNKDRYSLLPLHNFFFTRDASISIGERVFISKMSSPVREREALIMEAIFKYHPELNSETINPRNIVKDISQITFEGGDILVVRDDILCIGIGMRTSTQGVDFIIDELKKSKTPKHIIVQELPQTLESFIHLDMVFTFLDKDACLIYDPVVFNQHSFETVHIRIDNGKVDWIREEANILEALRKIKIHLKPISCGGNSDDWIQEREQWHSGANFFAVAPGKVLGYGRNSYTIDALNKNGFDVIKSEDLSKTDINSIQKYVITVEGSELSRGGGGCRCMTMPVRRKEVKW; via the coding sequence ATGAATGCAAATGTAAATTCAGAAATCGGTGAACTTGAAAGTGTAATTGTTCATACACCAGGTCAAGAAGTCGAGAACATGACACCTCAAAATGCTGAACGAGCATTGTATAGTGACATTCTAAATCTTTCAGTAGCTAAACGAGAATACAAACAATTCAAATCGGCTTTAAACAAGCTTACCAAAGTTTACGAAGTTTCTGATCTTCTGACGGATATTCTGAAAAAAGAAGAAGCTAAAATTAATGTTGTAGAAAATATTTGCCGCAACGAAGGAATTGAATGCATAAAAGAATATTTATATTCTCTTCCACCCAAAGAATTAGCTCGTCAGTTGATTGAGGGAGTATTAATGGTAAAAGATACTCTTACAAAATTTTTAAACAAGGATAGATATTCACTTCTTCCACTGCACAATTTTTTCTTTACAAGAGATGCTTCAATATCAATTGGTGAAAGAGTTTTTATTTCAAAAATGAGCAGTCCCGTTAGAGAACGAGAAGCTCTTATAATGGAAGCAATATTTAAGTATCACCCCGAATTGAATTCGGAAACAATAAATCCAAGAAATATCGTTAAGGATATTTCACAAATTACTTTTGAAGGTGGTGACATACTTGTAGTTAGAGATGATATACTCTGCATCGGTATTGGAATGAGAACTTCAACACAAGGTGTTGATTTTATAATCGATGAATTAAAAAAATCTAAAACACCAAAACACATCATCGTGCAGGAATTACCGCAAACATTAGAATCATTCATTCATCTCGATATGGTTTTTACATTTTTAGATAAAGACGCTTGTCTAATTTACGATCCGGTAGTTTTTAATCAACATAGTTTTGAGACAGTACATATTAGAATTGATAATGGAAAAGTTGATTGGATTCGAGAAGAAGCAAATATACTCGAAGCACTTAGAAAAATAAAAATTCATCTCAAACCAATCTCATGCGGAGGTAATTCGGATGATTGGATTCAAGAACGTGAACAATGGCACAGCGGCGCAAACTTTTTTGCAGTAGCACCGGGCAAAGTACTTGGTTACGGAAGAAATAGTTACACAATTGATGCACTCAACAAAAACGGATTTGATGTAATAAAATCCGAAGACTTATCTAAAACAGATATAAACTCGATTCAAAAATATGTAATAACAGTTGAAGGCTCAGAACTATCACGAGGCGGGGGCGGATGCAGATGTATGACAATGCCGGTCAGACGAAAAGAAGTAAAATGGTAA
- a CDS encoding aminopeptidase translates to MKVNISQSDLNTWADYLLNYSLDGILPKDIVMIKGEHVCWPLISVLQDKIFQAGAIADVNLVTPDNDRGRIWGSSIAKHGTVKQIERVPEWQMERYNAMTKYIEILGAENPKLFEGLPELNAKAIMRADEPYKNIRLGKPWVLTLFPTQGFAELEGMSLEDYTKVIVSASTVDPRMLEKVEEDIYQLMEKSDSITIVTENPYTGNELVLKMDISKRNVVKCTGKRNFPDGEVFTSPNANSVEGEIYVDLPVFQGGTTIQGIHLRFESGKIVEYSAKLGHDALTKIIETDEGSHRLGEVALGMNNGIQKVLKHPLFVEKVGGTLHIAIGASYPECFTDDPNSIEGKSETESFTKKGIMNKSAQHVDIVTDFRPGGIGRSVYLDNTELKIKNNIWVIS, encoded by the coding sequence ATGAAAGTTAATATTTCTCAATCGGATTTGAATACTTGGGCAGATTATTTGCTCAATTATTCGTTGGATGGAATACTTCCCAAAGACATTGTGATGATTAAGGGAGAACATGTTTGCTGGCCTCTTATTTCGGTTCTGCAAGATAAAATTTTTCAAGCCGGAGCAATTGCTGATGTTAACTTGGTAACTCCGGATAACGACAGAGGAAGAATATGGGGTTCTTCAATTGCAAAACATGGTACAGTTAAGCAAATTGAACGTGTCCCGGAATGGCAGATGGAAAGATATAATGCAATGACAAAGTATATTGAAATTCTTGGAGCGGAAAATCCCAAACTATTTGAAGGCCTACCCGAACTAAATGCTAAAGCAATTATGCGAGCCGATGAACCTTATAAAAATATTAGATTAGGAAAACCATGGGTTCTTACTTTATTCCCGACACAAGGCTTTGCAGAGTTGGAAGGAATGTCTCTCGAAGATTATACAAAAGTGATAGTCTCGGCTTCAACTGTTGATCCAAGAATGCTTGAAAAAGTTGAGGAAGATATTTATCAATTAATGGAAAAGAGCGATTCTATAACTATCGTTACTGAAAATCCCTATACCGGAAATGAATTAGTTTTGAAGATGGATATATCAAAAAGAAATGTCGTAAAGTGTACGGGAAAAAGAAACTTCCCTGATGGTGAAGTTTTTACAAGTCCGAATGCAAACAGTGTTGAAGGTGAAATTTATGTCGATCTTCCAGTATTTCAAGGAGGAACAACAATACAAGGAATTCATCTGAGATTCGAATCGGGAAAAATAGTTGAGTATTCCGCAAAACTAGGTCACGACGCACTTACAAAAATAATTGAAACAGATGAAGGTTCACATCGTTTGGGTGAAGTAGCTCTTGGTATGAATAACGGTATTCAAAAAGTATTAAAGCATCCCTTGTTTGTTGAAAAAGTCGGTGGAACTTTACATATAGCAATCGGTGCAAGCTACCCGGAATGTTTTACAGATGATCCTAATTCTATTGAGGGTAAAAGTGAAACCGAATCCTTTACAAAAAAAGGTATTATGAATAAATCGGCACAGCATGTAGATATTGTTACCGATTTTAGACCCGGCGGTATCGGAAGATCAGTATACTTAGATAATACAGAATTGAAAATAAAAAATAATATTTGGGTAATTAGCTAA
- a CDS encoding mechanosensitive ion channel: MDFVTDWLTHNFGIQVETQEKFLTSFIAITILLIIRKIILNIVTKKIDDVKIQYKWRKSSLHVLTVIAFLALIKIWFQGFGSLATFFGLLSAGIAIALKDPIVNLVGWAFIMIRKPFEVGDRIEIDNVAGDVIDVRIFQFTIMEIGNWVDADQSTGRIIHVPNGKVFTTFQANYSSGFNYIWNEIGINITFESNWQKAKEILTKIINNDAENLTTEVQKQIKETSRKFMIFYSVLTPTVYTSVKEYGVKLTIRYLCDVRKRRSSEQQIWEDILIEFAKHDDISFAYPTTRYYNNLTEGKPGTKPRG, encoded by the coding sequence ATGGATTTTGTTACTGATTGGTTAACTCATAATTTCGGGATACAGGTAGAGACTCAGGAAAAATTCCTCACCTCGTTTATTGCTATAACAATTCTTCTAATTATTAGAAAAATAATACTCAACATCGTTACAAAAAAAATCGACGATGTTAAAATCCAATATAAGTGGAGAAAATCTTCTCTTCACGTCTTAACAGTCATAGCATTCCTTGCACTTATAAAAATCTGGTTTCAAGGTTTTGGCTCACTTGCCACATTTTTCGGATTGCTTTCTGCTGGTATAGCGATTGCCTTAAAAGACCCAATTGTAAATTTGGTTGGATGGGCTTTTATAATGATTAGAAAACCTTTTGAAGTAGGTGATAGAATAGAAATTGATAATGTTGCCGGTGATGTAATTGACGTAAGAATCTTTCAATTTACCATTATGGAAATAGGCAATTGGGTTGATGCTGATCAAAGTACAGGGAGAATTATTCATGTTCCAAACGGGAAAGTGTTTACTACTTTTCAAGCTAACTACAGTTCCGGATTTAATTATATATGGAATGAAATTGGAATAAATATCACTTTTGAAAGTAATTGGCAAAAGGCAAAAGAAATCCTCACTAAAATAATTAATAACGATGCTGAGAACTTGACCACGGAAGTTCAAAAGCAAATAAAGGAAACATCCCGTAAATTTATGATATTCTATAGCGTATTGACTCCGACAGTTTACACTTCGGTTAAAGAATATGGAGTAAAGCTTACAATCAGGTACCTATGCGATGTAAGAAAAAGAAGATCATCAGAACAACAAATTTGGGAAGATATTTTAATTGAATTTGCTAAACATGACGATATTAGTTTTGCTTACCCAACTACTCGTTACTATAATAATTTGACCGAAGGAAAACCCGGAACGAAACCAAGAGGATAA